In Vulpes lagopus strain Blue_001 chromosome 1, ASM1834538v1, whole genome shotgun sequence, a genomic segment contains:
- the WDR46 gene encoding WD repeat-containing protein 46 has protein sequence METASKPGRDVEPKKARLQTKKKKPRRYWEEEATLTAAGASPGPPRNKKRNRELRPQRPKNINIPKKSRIPGKPQCPKKPREQRNLEPQRNLSGAQDPFPGPAPVPEEVARKFRRIDKSKKLPHSKSKTRSRLEVAEAEEEEISIKAARSELLLAEEPGFLEGEDGEDTAKIRQAEIVEAVDIASAAKHFDLNLRQFGPYRLNYSPVGRHLAFGGHRGHVATLDWVTKRLMCEINVMEAVRDIRFLHSEALFAVAQNRWLHIYDNQGIELHCIRRCDRVTRLEFLPFHFLLATASETGFLTYLDVSVGKIVAALNARAGRLDVMTKNPYNAVIHLGHSNGTVSLWSPAMKEPLAKILCHRGGVRAVAVDSTGTYMATSGLDHQLKIFDLRGMFQPLSARTLPLGAGHLAFSQRGLLAAGMSDVVNIWMGQGMASPPSLEQPYLTHRLSGHVHGLHFCPFEDVLGLGHSGGITSMLVPGAAEPNFDGLENNPYRSQKQRQEWEVKALLEKVPAELICLDPRALAEVDVISLEQEKKERIERLGYDPEAKAPFQPKPKQKGHSSTASLVKRKRKVMDKEHRDKVRQSLEQQPQKQEKKAKPLKARPSALDRFVR, from the exons ATGGAAACAGCCTCCAAACCGGGCAGAGATGTCGAGCCCAAGAAGGCCAGACTTCAGACCAAGAAGAAG AAACCGCGGAGGTACTGGGAGGAGGAAGCCACTCTGACCGCTGCCGGAGCCTCTCCAGGGCCCCCTCGTAACAAGAAAAGGAATCGAGAGCTCCGCCCCCAGAGGCCAAAGAACATTAACATCCCAAAAAAGTCTCGGATCCCCGGGAAGCCTCAGTGCCCGAAGAAACCTCGAGAACAGAGAAATCTTGAGCCTCAGAGAAATTTGTCCGGG gccCAGGATCCATTTCCAGGCCCTGCTCCCGTCCCTGAGGAAGTGGCTCGCAAGTTCCGTCGCATTGACAAATCCAAAAAG CTGCCACATTCGAAGTCGAAAACACGAAGCCGACTAGAGGTGGCTGAagctgaggaagaagaaataagtatTAAAGCTGCTCGTTCTGAACTGCTCCTTGCTGAGGAACCTGG GTTtctggaaggggaggatggggaggacaCAGCAAAGATACGCCAGGCTGAGATTGTGGAGGCTGTGGATATTGCAAGTGCAGCCAAG CATTTTGATTTAAACTTGAGGCAGTTTGGACCCTACAGACTGAATTACTCCCCAGTTGGGAG ACACCTGGCTTTTGGAGGGCACCGGGGTCATGTGGCCACCCTTGACTGGGTAACAAAGAGGCTCATGTGTGAGATCAACGTCATGGAGGCAGTGCGGGACATCCG GTTTTTGCATTCAGAGGCACTGTTTGCTGTCGCTCAGAATCGCTGGCTTCACATCTATGACAACCAGGGCATCGAGCTCCACTGTATCCGCCGCTGTGACCGAGTCACACGGCTGGAGTTCTTGCCTTTCCATTTCCTCCTGGCCACGGCT TCAGAGACAGGGTTTCTGACCTACCTGGATGTGTCAGTGGGAAAGATCGTGGCAGCTCTGAATGCTCGGGCTGGGCGGCTGGATGTCATGACTAAGAACCCTTACAATGCTGTCATCCATCTCGGACACAGCAATG GTACTGTGTCCTTATGGAGTCCAGCCATGAAGGAGCCACTGGCAAAGATTCTCTGTCATCGGGGTGGAGTCCGGGCTGTGGCAGTAGATTCTACAGGCAC GTACATGGCCACCTCTGGCCTGGACCACCAGCTGAAGATCTTTGACCTCCGAGGGATGTTCCAGCCTCTGAGTGCTCGGACCCTGCCCCTGGGAGCGGGGCACCTGGCCTTTTCTCAGCGGGGACTGCTGGCTGCGGGCATGAGTGATGTGGTCAACATATGGATGGGGCAGGGCATGGCCAGCCCCCCGTCCCTGGAGCAGCCTTACCTCACCCATCGGCTCTCAGGCCACGTGCATGGTCTTCATTTCTGCCCCTTTGAAgatgtgctggggctggggcacagTGGGGGCATCACCAGCATGCTGGTCCCTG ggGCTGCTGAGCCCAACTTTGATGGCCTGGAGAATAACCCTTACAGGAGCCAGAAGCAGCGCCAGGAGTGGGAGGTGAAGGCCCTGCTGGAGAAG GTGCCTGCAGAGCTCATTTGTCTGGATCCAAGAGCCCTGGCAGAGGTTGATGTCATCTCTTTGGAGCAAGAAAAGAAGGAGCGGATAGAGAGACTG GGCTACGACCCTGAAGCCAAGGCTCCCTTCCAGCCAAAGCCAAAGCAGAAGGGCCACAGCTCGACAGCAAGCCtggtgaagaggaagaggaaggtcaTGGATAAGGAGCACCGG GACAAAGTCCGGCAGAGCCTTGAGCAACAGCCacagaagcaagagaagaaagccaAGCCCCTGAAGGCCCGGCCATCTGCCCTGGACAGATTTGTACGCTGA
- the VPS52 gene encoding vacuolar protein sorting-associated protein 52 homolog isoform X4 gives MAAAATMAAAARELLLRAGTSDMEEEEGPLVRTWGSFSPESCPGVFASEGPGLGLGRRVGERLLTVMLPVCFSVSVLGVGSESALESEWPTQGGGPGLQEPLPLGELDISSDEFILDEVDVHIQANLEDELVKEALKTGVDLRHYSKQVELELQQIEQKSIRDYIQESENIASLHNQITACDAVLERMEQMLGAFQSDLSSISSEIRTLQEQSGAMNIRLRNRQAVRGKLGELVDGLIVPSALIMAILEAPVTEPRFLEQLQELDAKAAAVREQEARGTAACADVRGILDRLRVKAVTKIREFILQKIYSFRKPMTNYQIPQTALLKYRFFYQFLLGNERATAKEIRDEYVETLSKIYLSYYRSYLGRLMKVQYEEVAEKDDLMGVEDTAKKGFFSKPSLRSRNTIFTLGTRGSVISPTELEAPILVPHTAQRGEQRYPFEALFRSQHYALLDNSCREYLFICEFFVVSGSAAHDLFHAVMGRTLGMTLKHLESYLTDCYDAIAVFLCIHIVLRFRNIAAKRDVPALDRYWEQVLALLWPRFELILEMNVQSVRSTDPQRLGGLDTRPHYVREGKDHAPICRVLVCSCQHQSDSSQ, from the exons ATGGCAGCTGCTGCGACCATGGCGGCGGCTGCGCGAGAGCTGCTGCTGAGAGCCGGGACCTCGGatatggaggaggaggagggcccgcTGGTGCGGACGTGGGGCTCTTTCTCTCCGGAGTCTTGTCCGGGGGTCTTCGCGTCAGAAGGGCCTGGGCTGGGTTTAGGCAGAAGAGTGGGCGAGCGGCTGTTAACGGTGATGCTTCCTGTGTGTTTTTCCGTATCCGTCCTTGGAGTCGGGTCTGAGTCTGCACTGGAGTCAGAATGGCCGACTCAG GGGGGTGGCCCTGGTCTTCAGGAGCCATTGCCACTTGGAGAATTGGACATCTCCTCTGATGAATTTATTCTGGATGAAGTGGATG ttcACATTCAGGCAAATCTGGAGGATGAGTTAGTAAAGGAAGCTCTTAAAACG GGTGTGGATCTCCGTCACTATTCAAAGCAGGTTGAGCTGGAACTACAGCAGATTGAGCAGAAATCCATTCGAGATT ATATCCAGGAGAGTGAGAACATAGCGTCTCTCCACAACCAGATCACAGCCTGCGATGCTGTTCTTGAG CGCATGGAGCAGATGTTGGGAGCTTTTCAGAGTGACCTTAGCTCTATTAGCTCTGAGATCCGGACACTGCAGGAACAGTCAGGAGCCATGAATATTCGGCTTCGAAACCGCCAGGCAGTTCGGGGAAAACTTGGGGAACTTGTCGATGGTCTGATAGTGCCCTCTGCTCTGATCAT ggcaattctGGAGGCACCAGTGACAGAGCCCAGGTTCCTGGAGCAGCTGCAGGAACTGGATGCCAAGGCGGCTGCAGTCCGAGAGCAGGAGGCTAGAGGCACAGCGGCTTGTGCTGATGTCAGAGGCATACTTGACCGGCTACGGGTGAAG GCGGTGACAAAGATCCGAGAGTTCATCCTTCAGAAGATTTATTCCTTCAGAAAACCAATGACCAACTATCAGATCCCCCAGACGGCCCTGCTCAAGTACAG GTTCTTCTACCAGTTTCTGCTGGGCAATGAACGGGCAACGGCAAAGGAGATCAGGGATGAGTATGTGGAAACGCTGAGCAAGATCTACCTGTCTTACTATCGCTCTTACCTAGGGCGGCTCATGAAAGTGCAG tatgaGGAAGTTGCCGAGAAGGATGATCTAATGGGTGTGGAAGACACAGCAAAGAAAG GATTCTTCTCAAAGCCTTCCCTCCGCAGCAGGAACACCATCTTCACCCTGGGGACCCGTGGCTCTGTCATCTCCCCCACCGAACTGGAGGCCCCCATCCTGGTGCCCCACACTGCCCAGCGGGGAGAACAGAGG TATCCATTTGAGGCCCTCTTCCGCAGCCAGCACTACGCCCTCCTAGACAATTCTTGCCGTGAATATCTTTTCATCTGCGAATTCTTTGTTGTATCCGGCTCGGCTGCACATGATCTCTTCCATGCTGTCATGGGTCGCACCCTTGGCATGACCCTG AAACACCTGGAGTCCTATCTCACGGACTGCTATGATGCCAttgctgtttttctctgtatCCACATCGTCCTCCGGTTCCGTAACATTGCAGCGAAGAGGGATGTTCCTGCCCTGGACAG GTACTGGGAGCAAGTGCTTGCCTTGCTGTGGCCACGGTTTGAGCTGATCCTGGAGATGAATGTCCAGAGTGTCCGAAGCACTGACCCTCAGCGCCTAGGGGGGCTGGATACTCGGCCCCACTATGTGAGAGAGGGCAAGG ATCACGCGCCGATATGCAGAGTTCTCGTCTGCTCTTGTCAGCATCAATCAGACAGTTCCCAATGA
- the B3GALT4 gene encoding beta-1,3-galactosyltransferase 4, with translation MPLSLFRRLLLAALLLVIIWTLFGPSGIGEELLSLSLASLSPAPASPGPPLALPRLLIPNEKACGGPGSPPFLLILVCTAPENLNRRNAIRASWGGLREAQGFRVQILFLLGEPSLWHPTKEPHDIDLVREAAAQGDILQAAFRDSYRNLTLKTLSGLNWADKHCSMARYILKTDDDVFVNVPELVSELIRRGGRWEQWEKGKEPPREVKAGDKEWEERSILKSQPMPLLYLGRVHWRVHPSRTPGSKHQISEEQWPPTWGPFPPYASGTGYVLSASAVQLILKVASRAPPLPLEDVFVGVSARRGGLTPTHCVKLAGATHYPLDRCCYGKFLLTSHKLDPWKMQEAWKLVGGSDRERTTPFCSWLQEVLGILRCRVIAWLHS, from the coding sequence ATGCCCCTCAGCCTCTTTCGGCGCCTTCTCCTTGCTGCCCTGCTGCTGGTGATTATCTGGACCCTCTTTGGGCCCTCGGGCATCGGGGAGGAGCTGCTGAGCCTCTCTCTGGCCTCCCTGAGCCCGGCTCCCGCCTCCCCGGGGccgcccctggccctgccccgcCTCCTGATTCCCAATGAGAAGGCGTGCGGGGGTCCCGGCTCCCCACCCTTCCTGCTCATCCTGGTGTGCACGGCCCCAGAGAACCTGAACCGAAGAAATGCCATTCGGGCTTCGTGGGGCGGGCTGCGCGAGGCCCAAGGGTTCCGGGTgcagattctctttcttttgggAGAGCCAAGCTTGTGGCATCCTACCAAGGAACCCCACGACATCGACCTAGTACGGGAGGCAGCGGCCCAGGGGGACATCTTACAGGCGGCCTTCCGGGACTCCTACCGTAACCTTACTCTCAAGACCCTCAGTGGGCTGAACTGGGCAGACAAACACTGTTCTATGGCCCGCTACATCCTCAAGACAGATGATGATGTGTTTGTCAACGTCCCCGAACTGGTATCAGAGCTGATTCGGCGAGGGGGCCGTTGGGAACAATGGGAGAAGGGCAAGGAGCCTCCCAGAGAGGTTAAGGCTGGAGATAAAGAGTGGGAAGAAAGGTCCATCTTGAAGAGCCAGCCAATGCCTCTTCTGTATCTGGGCCGTGTGCACTGGCGGGTGCACCCCTCTCGGACACCAGGGAGCAAGCACCAGATATCGGAGGAGCAGTGGCCTCCCACCTGGGGCCCCTTTCCACCCTATGCCTCTGGCACAGGGTACGTGCTGTCAGCTTCTGCTGTGCAGCTCATCCTAAAAGTGGCCAGCCGGGCACCCCCTCTGCCACTGGAGGATGTCTTTGTGGGGGTGAGCGCCCGACGAGGAGGTCTCACCCCAACCCATTGTGTTAAGCTGGCTGGGGCCACCCACTATCCCTTGGACCGGTGCTGCTATGGGAAATTCCTGCTGACATCCCACAAACTGGACCCCTGGAAGATGCAGGAAGCCTGGAAGCTGGTGGGCGGCTCTGACAGGGAAAGGACTACACCCTTCTGTTCCTGGCTTCAGGAAGTTTTGGGCATCCTGCGATGTCGGGTAATAGCCTGGCTTCATAGCTGA
- the RPS18 gene encoding 40S ribosomal protein S18 gives MSLVIPEKFQHILRVLNTNIDGRRKIAFAITAIKGVGRRYAHVVLRKADIDLTKRAGELTEDEVERVITIMQNPRQYKIPDWFLNRQKDVKDGKYSQVLANGLDNKLREDLERLKKIRAHRGLRHFWGLRVRGQHTKTTGRRGRTVGVSKKK, from the exons ATG TCTCTAGTGATCCCTGAGAAGTTCCAGCACATTTTGCGAGTACTCAACACCAATATCGATGGGCGGCGGAAAATAGCCTTTGCCATCACAGCAATTAAG GGTGTGGGGCGAAGATATGCTCATGTGGTATTGAGGAAAGCAGACATCGATCTCACCAAGAGAGCAGGAGAGCTCACCGAGGatgag GTGGAACGTGTGATCACTATTATGCAGAATCCACGCCAGTATAAGATCCCTGACTGGTTTTTGAACAGACAAAAGGATGTAAAGGATGGAAAGTACAGCCAG GTCCTGGCCAATGGTCTGGACAACAAACTTCGTGAAGACCTGGAGAGACTGAAGAAGATTCGAGCCCACAGGGGGCTGCGCCACTTTTGGGG ACTTCGTGTCCGAGGCCAGCACACCAAGACCACAGGGCGCCGTGGTCGCACCGTGGGTGTGTCCAAGAAGAAATAA